From one Caldithrix abyssi DSM 13497 genomic stretch:
- the lysF gene encoding homoaconitase — protein sequence MAQTLIEKIAQKFAVGLEEGQIVHSGDYIMIQPAHVMTHDNTGAVIPKFKKIGAKKFFNPRQVVHTLDHNIQDTSEKNLEKYRKIEAFSREMGADFYPAGRGIGHQIMVEEGYAWPGTLVVASDSHSNMYGGLGCLGTPIVRTDAAALWASGKTWWQIPPVVKVVLKGSLRPGVTGKDVIIALAGHFSHDEVLNHAIEFSGDGVGNLTIDQRLTIANMTTEWGALAGVFPIDMHTINWLRQRAEYVKKRGLAGVPSDADGNGEHPRLNEKRIQELEQNIPTADADAYYAREIVLDLSTVVPYVAGPDTVKTIAPVDELASKNIKIHKAYLVSCVNSRLEDIAQAAAVVKGKKVAEHVKFYIAAASDEVQKEAEKLGYWQALLEAGAIALPPGCGPCIGLGTGLLEDGEVGISATNRNFKGRMGSRNAQAYLASPAVVAASAISGKIDTPFHIPTQKPAAQITINDRAQQKQTAVKVLPGFPEVVEGELLFCPQDNLNTDGIYPGKYTYIDDFTPEQQAKVVMENYDPQFVKIMKEGDILAGGFNFGTGSSREQAATAFKYAGIQMVLAGSFSETYKRNAINNGFMVVEAPELIADLKERFGTDRLTVRTGLKAAINFKEGKINLEDKTYSIKPFGVAAQEIILAGGLEEWVKKQLNL from the coding sequence ATGGCTCAAACCCTTATTGAAAAAATCGCCCAAAAATTTGCCGTTGGGCTGGAAGAAGGACAAATCGTACATTCCGGCGACTACATTATGATTCAGCCGGCGCATGTGATGACTCATGACAATACCGGCGCCGTTATTCCAAAATTTAAAAAGATCGGCGCCAAAAAGTTTTTTAATCCGCGCCAGGTGGTGCACACTCTGGATCACAACATTCAGGACACATCGGAAAAGAATCTGGAAAAATATCGTAAAATCGAAGCCTTTTCGCGCGAGATGGGGGCCGATTTTTATCCGGCTGGCCGGGGGATTGGCCATCAGATCATGGTTGAAGAGGGGTATGCCTGGCCGGGCACTCTGGTAGTCGCCTCGGATAGTCACTCCAACATGTACGGCGGATTGGGCTGCCTGGGAACGCCCATTGTGCGCACCGACGCCGCGGCTCTGTGGGCTTCCGGAAAAACATGGTGGCAAATACCGCCGGTGGTTAAAGTCGTTTTAAAGGGCAGCCTGCGACCGGGCGTTACCGGTAAGGACGTTATTATTGCCCTGGCCGGCCATTTTAGCCACGACGAGGTTTTAAATCACGCCATTGAGTTTAGCGGCGACGGCGTGGGCAACCTGACCATTGACCAGCGATTGACCATCGCCAACATGACTACAGAGTGGGGAGCGCTGGCCGGTGTTTTTCCCATTGATATGCACACCATCAACTGGTTGCGGCAGCGGGCTGAATACGTCAAAAAACGCGGGCTGGCGGGCGTGCCTTCCGATGCCGACGGAAACGGCGAACATCCGCGTTTAAATGAAAAACGCATCCAGGAGCTGGAGCAAAACATTCCCACGGCGGATGCCGACGCTTATTACGCCAGGGAAATCGTTCTGGATTTAAGCACAGTGGTGCCTTATGTGGCGGGCCCGGACACCGTTAAAACCATTGCGCCGGTGGACGAACTGGCTTCAAAAAATATCAAAATTCACAAGGCATATCTGGTTTCGTGCGTGAACAGCCGATTGGAGGATATCGCCCAGGCCGCCGCCGTGGTTAAGGGCAAAAAAGTAGCCGAACACGTTAAGTTTTACATTGCGGCCGCTTCTGACGAGGTGCAAAAAGAAGCCGAGAAATTGGGTTACTGGCAGGCGTTGTTAGAGGCCGGCGCCATTGCCCTGCCTCCCGGTTGCGGCCCGTGTATTGGGTTGGGAACTGGCTTGCTGGAAGACGGCGAGGTCGGCATTTCGGCAACCAACCGAAATTTTAAGGGAAGAATGGGCTCGCGTAATGCGCAGGCTTATCTGGCTTCGCCGGCAGTGGTTGCCGCTTCGGCCATTAGCGGTAAAATTGACACGCCCTTTCATATTCCCACGCAAAAGCCGGCAGCTCAAATTACGATAAACGACAGAGCGCAGCAAAAGCAGACCGCGGTGAAAGTGCTCCCCGGGTTTCCGGAGGTTGTGGAGGGCGAATTGCTCTTCTGTCCGCAAGACAACCTGAATACCGACGGCATTTATCCGGGCAAATACACCTATATTGACGATTTTACGCCCGAACAACAGGCTAAAGTAGTCATGGAAAATTACGACCCACAATTTGTAAAAATAATGAAAGAGGGCGATATTCTGGCCGGCGGTTTTAACTTTGGAACGGGCAGTTCGCGCGAACAGGCTGCAACGGCCTTTAAATACGCAGGCATTCAAATGGTGCTGGCCGGTTCTTTTAGCGAAACGTACAAACGCAACGCCATTAATAACGGTTTTATGGTGGTGGAAGCGCCGGAATTAATCGCCGATTTAAAAGAACGCTTTGGCACAGACCGCCTTACCGTTAGAACCGGCTTAAAGGCCGCCATCAATTTCAAAGAAGGAAAAATAAACTTAGAAGATAAGACCTATTCGATTAAACCGTTCGGTGTGGCCGCTCAGGAAATTATCCTGGCCGGGGGGCTGGAAGAGTGGGTGAAAAAACAGCTGAACCTTTAA
- a CDS encoding DUF4097 family beta strand repeat-containing protein, producing the protein MRTIIGFFLILIFTLPLTAKDNRQKTLTLSARGVEKLSIQCEEGFLKIVGQPDASEIQVIAELLPQNTTWKEVQKVVKLQLRREGKKVVLTSKIYEDGFFSWLFEQPNLRINLTVTVPQTINLDISDGSGFIDLKNIQGDIDLKDGSGDIFLADIQGPVRIHDGSGSILATSIAGNLKIDDGSGDIILEKIKGKIVIDDGSGDLQIRLADGKVKVDDSSGNIELSHITADIDLEDSSGDISITNAEGYIKIDDSSGGLEISNVIGTVEIEDGSGDIVVKQVDGDLIIVNDGGGKLSTHDISGKVIRY; encoded by the coding sequence ATGCGAACCATTATCGGATTTTTTTTGATTTTAATTTTTACCCTTCCATTAACGGCTAAAGACAACAGGCAAAAAACGCTAACCCTGTCTGCCCGGGGCGTGGAAAAACTGAGCATCCAATGCGAAGAGGGCTTTTTAAAAATCGTGGGCCAGCCCGACGCCTCAGAAATCCAGGTGATCGCCGAACTTTTGCCCCAAAACACCACATGGAAAGAGGTGCAAAAAGTGGTTAAACTACAACTGCGTCGCGAAGGCAAAAAGGTGGTATTAACCAGCAAGATTTACGAAGACGGATTTTTTAGCTGGTTGTTTGAACAGCCGAATTTAAGAATTAATTTAACCGTAACCGTACCACAAACCATCAACCTGGATATCTCAGATGGCTCCGGTTTCATTGATCTAAAAAACATTCAGGGCGATATTGACCTGAAAGACGGCTCCGGCGATATCTTTTTGGCGGACATTCAGGGGCCGGTGCGAATTCATGATGGGTCCGGAAGTATTTTGGCTACCTCTATCGCCGGCAATTTAAAGATCGACGATGGATCGGGAGACATTATTCTGGAAAAAATTAAAGGTAAAATTGTGATTGACGATGGCTCTGGCGATCTGCAAATCCGCCTGGCGGACGGTAAAGTGAAGGTTGACGATTCTTCGGGCAACATCGAACTTTCCCATATCACTGCGGACATCGATCTTGAAGACAGCTCGGGAGATATTTCCATTACAAATGCCGAAGGCTACATCAAGATAGATGATTCCTCGGGAGGCCTGGAAATTAGCAATGTCATCGGCACGGTGGAAATTGAAGACGGAAGCGGCGACATTGTCGTCAAACAGGTTGACGGCGATTTAATCATTGTTAACGATGGCGGCGGAAAACTCTCAACGCACGATATCTCCGGTAAGGTAATAAGATATTAA
- a CDS encoding BPL-N domain-containing protein — MLKRIFYSLSLFVLSVVGLSAQAQIAIYNDGGIGVWQDGLTALEQFLQWKGISYQEVDAQFINDNPLSDQFDAICFPGGYAYYYKLAINDSGIAHIRELVANGGGYLGICAGAYFASDSIIWEEDGLLDYPLDLFDGVAIGAIDTIAPWDNYTMTRLNLNPNNPINQYEPDHQVMLYYGGPYFVGHENFSFDTIGAWDAYFNLPGAINFTYGSGRVLLLGPHPEIEEDDDRDSTAFAQELDDAGSDWPFLWSAIDWLLGQPITHPAPSAIFQEGKKRLADGTALVSCYPNPFNSRVTFRVPPLVARSLLKVEIFSVSGQRVLTRSVVASGTFTIDFREFPAGIYFAQLKGARFIQRVKLLHVK; from the coding sequence ATGCTTAAACGAATTTTTTACTCTTTATCGCTCTTTGTTCTGAGCGTTGTCGGTTTGTCGGCTCAGGCGCAAATCGCCATTTACAACGATGGCGGTATTGGCGTGTGGCAGGATGGGCTGACGGCGCTCGAACAGTTTTTACAGTGGAAAGGTATCAGCTACCAGGAAGTGGACGCTCAGTTCATCAATGACAATCCTTTGAGCGATCAGTTCGATGCCATTTGCTTCCCCGGCGGGTACGCCTATTATTACAAGCTGGCCATTAATGACTCCGGCATTGCTCATATTCGCGAATTGGTGGCCAATGGAGGAGGCTATCTGGGAATTTGCGCAGGCGCTTACTTTGCCAGTGATTCCATCATCTGGGAAGAAGACGGTTTGCTGGACTACCCGCTCGATTTGTTTGACGGCGTGGCCATCGGCGCTATCGACACCATTGCCCCGTGGGATAATTACACCATGACGCGTCTGAACCTCAATCCGAACAATCCCATTAACCAGTATGAGCCCGATCATCAGGTTATGCTTTACTACGGCGGCCCTTATTTTGTCGGCCATGAAAATTTTTCGTTCGACACCATTGGCGCCTGGGATGCGTATTTCAATCTGCCGGGCGCCATCAATTTTACCTATGGTTCGGGTCGCGTTTTATTATTAGGCCCGCATCCTGAAATTGAGGAAGACGACGATCGCGACAGCACCGCTTTTGCCCAGGAACTGGACGACGCCGGAAGCGACTGGCCCTTTCTCTGGTCGGCCATTGACTGGCTGCTGGGTCAGCCCATTACGCATCCTGCACCGTCCGCTATTTTTCAAGAAGGTAAAAAACGCCTGGCTGACGGAACCGCGCTGGTTTCGTGTTATCCCAATCCGTTTAACAGTCGGGTAACGTTTCGTGTGCCGCCTCTTGTAGCCCGTTCTCTCCTTAAAGTCGAAATTTTTTCCGTTTCCGGACAAAGAGTGCTTACGCGAAGCGTGGTCGCCAGTGGAACCTTTACTATTGATTTTAGGGAATTTCCTGCCGGCATTTACTTTGCTCAATTGAAAGGCGCAAGGTTTATCCAGCGCGTTAAGCTTTTGCATGTAAAATAG
- a CDS encoding IS1634 family transposase has protein sequence MFVKVSRSKRNNKVHETLQIAESYRDSNGKVRHRILLHLGPTDKFIKKDVDTLINGLLRAKGLTLQDLDSNIDNVKAFGQIWALVHLWKELKMSQIIARQKEKSGIKFDLEAHLKSLIFNRLDDPSSKLKLLTWLETVYIPGINKDDIRYEYLLRAMDFLIAHKEKIETQLANRLLDLFNQDLKVCFYDLTSSYFEAENSLVEGDIRQFGYSRDHRGDREQIVIGVVMTGDGIPIAHYVFPGNKADRSTLQEMLNDIRRRFKVKDIQLVADKGLLSNDNLWHLIQQGYEFILGESVRQSKDAKSVIKEANAHKEATGETIYERLTEREIKSKDGKKEKIKLRYVASYNAATALKRYKNRINRINEFLELSEEIKKKGINTEDKYHQIKSVLSRKRLSRFFNVELTEDTIEIHKQDEVLSEEEKSDGWFIVISNAHDLSKSELIARYKDLKYVEHGFYELKHSLNLRPNFHWTEKRIRAHVMVCFLAFQMAVLFEKRLSGIKLSWQRAMESLRRVVVVEWENEGRRRKGLSRVHGEQLEIFQEIGSSKPTLLSL, from the coding sequence ATGTTTGTTAAGGTGAGTCGATCCAAAAGAAATAACAAAGTCCATGAGACTTTACAAATCGCTGAGTCCTACAGAGACTCAAATGGAAAAGTACGCCATCGAATCTTGCTGCATTTAGGCCCTACCGACAAATTCATCAAAAAAGACGTAGACACGCTTATCAACGGACTTTTAAGGGCTAAGGGGTTAACTTTACAGGACTTAGACAGCAATATTGATAATGTCAAGGCCTTCGGTCAAATCTGGGCGCTTGTCCATTTATGGAAAGAGCTTAAAATGAGCCAGATTATTGCCAGGCAAAAGGAAAAAAGCGGAATAAAGTTTGATCTTGAAGCTCATTTAAAAAGTCTGATATTTAACCGCCTTGATGATCCTTCTTCCAAGCTAAAACTACTCACCTGGTTAGAAACCGTTTATATTCCGGGTATCAACAAAGACGACATTCGTTATGAGTATCTTTTAAGAGCGATGGATTTTCTAATAGCTCATAAAGAAAAGATTGAAACCCAACTTGCTAATCGTTTACTAGATCTGTTTAATCAGGATCTAAAGGTTTGTTTTTATGATTTAACATCAAGCTACTTTGAAGCCGAAAACTCATTGGTAGAAGGCGATATTCGTCAGTTTGGTTATAGTCGTGACCACCGCGGGGATAGAGAACAGATCGTAATTGGCGTAGTGATGACCGGAGATGGTATTCCTATAGCCCATTACGTCTTCCCTGGCAATAAGGCTGATCGCTCTACCTTGCAAGAGATGCTCAATGATATTCGCAGGCGATTTAAGGTAAAAGATATCCAGCTGGTGGCAGACAAAGGTTTATTAAGCAATGACAATCTCTGGCATTTAATCCAACAAGGTTATGAGTTTATTCTTGGAGAGAGTGTTCGTCAGAGCAAGGATGCCAAATCGGTTATAAAAGAAGCCAATGCGCATAAAGAGGCGACTGGTGAGACGATCTATGAGCGCCTAACGGAGCGTGAAATCAAGTCAAAAGATGGTAAAAAGGAAAAGATAAAACTTCGTTATGTGGCCAGTTACAATGCCGCTACGGCATTAAAGCGCTATAAAAATCGCATCAATCGTATTAATGAATTTTTAGAGCTGTCAGAAGAGATTAAGAAAAAGGGAATAAACACAGAAGATAAATATCATCAAATAAAGAGTGTATTATCAAGAAAACGTTTAAGTCGTTTCTTTAATGTTGAATTAACAGAAGATACGATAGAGATTCATAAGCAAGATGAGGTATTATCAGAAGAAGAAAAGAGCGACGGTTGGTTTATAGTGATAAGCAATGCTCATGACCTGAGTAAATCAGAACTCATAGCGCGCTATAAAGATTTAAAATATGTGGAGCATGGTTTTTACGAATTAAAGCATAGTTTGAATTTACGTCCCAATTTTCATTGGACAGAGAAGCGTATCAGGGCTCATGTGATGGTATGTTTTCTTGCATTCCAGATGGCAGTATTGTTTGAGAAGCGTTTGAGTGGCATAAAATTAAGTTGGCAGCGTGCTATGGAGAGCCTGCGTCGAGTCGTGGTTGTAGAATGGGAAAATGAAGGGAGACGTCGTAAAGGATTATCCAGAGTGCATGGCGAACAATTGGAAATATTTCAGGAGATAGGCAGCAGCAAGCCAACGCTTTTATCTTTGTAG